A genomic segment from Aspergillus puulaauensis MK2 DNA, chromosome 1, nearly complete sequence encodes:
- a CDS encoding aromatic alcohol reductase (COG:S;~EggNog:ENOG410PVUI;~InterPro:IPR036291,IPR008030;~PFAM:PF13460,PF05368,PF03435) has product MAPRQKILLLGATGETGASILNGLLASNQFDVEILVRPSSAEKPAVQELKTRGVALRVADITAPEEELVSALAGIDILISAIGPNDLLQQKTLVRAAKSAGVKRFVPCAFITVAPPKGVMLLRDEKEEIYNEIKRLEVPYTVIDVGFWHQISIPPLPSGRIDYALMMPEAVIHGDGNAPNLLTDLRDIGRFVARIVDDERTLNRYVYTWSDVLSENEIFELVEEGSGEKIERKYETAQQIEKRLEDALAALSLDPTDPAKRMQVYIVQYVHSKYVRGDNQPRYAKYLGYLDARELYPDLKPVSFRESFVEVLEGKGKRPYY; this is encoded by the exons ATGGCCCCCAGACAAAAAATCCTGCTCCTCGGAGCAACAGGCGAAACCGGCGCGTCTATACTGAACGGTTTACTAGCATCTAACCAGTTT GATGTAGAGATCCTAGTCCGACCCAGCTCCGCAGAAAAACCCGCAGTGCAGGAGCTCAAAACCCGGGGCGTCGCATTACGAGTCGCGGACATCACAGCCCCCGAGGAAGAACTAGTCTCTGCCCTGGCGGGAatcgatatcctcatcaGTGCCATTGGACCTAACGATCTCTTGCAGCAGAAGACCCTGGTGAGGGCTGCAAAGAGCGCAGGGGTGAAGCGATTTGTCCCCTGTGCTTTCATCACCGTTGCGCCGCCGAAGGGTGTGATGTTGCTTCGTGATGAG AAAGAAGAGATCTACAACGAAATCAAAAGACTGGAGGTACCGTACACAGTCATCGACGTCGGCTTCTGGCACCAGATCTCCATCCCCCCGCTCCCGTCTGGCCGGATTGATTACGCACTGATGATGCCGGAAGCTGTTATCCATGGCGATGGCAATGCGCCTAATCTACTCACAGACCTGCGCGACATCGGCCGCTTTGTAGCCCGGATTGTGGACGATGAGCGCACGCTCAATAGGTATGTTTATACCTGGAGTGACGTCCTAAGCGAGAATGAGATCTTTGAGCTTGTGGAGGAGGGTTCTGGAGAGAAGATTGAGCGGAAATAT GAAACCGCACAGCAGATTGAGAAACGGCTAGAGGATGCCTTGGCTGCTCTTTCTCTTGATCCTACTGACCCAGCAAAACGCATGCAGGTCTATATTGTGCAGTATGTGCATAGCAAGTATGTCCGAGGGGATAACCAGCCCCGCTATGCAAAGTATTTGGGGTACCTCGATGCTAGAGAGCTGTATCCAGACCTGAAGCCGGTTTCTTTTAGAGAATCCTttgttgaggttcttgaggggaaggggaagaggccTTACTACTAG
- a CDS encoding glycoside hydrolase family 32 protein (CAZy:GH32;~COG:G;~EggNog:ENOG410PJC2;~InterPro:IPR001362,IPR013148,IPR013189,IPR013320, IPR023296;~PFAM:PF00251,PF08244;~go_function: GO:0004553 - hydrolase activity, hydrolyzing O-glycosyl compounds [Evidence IEA];~go_process: GO:0005975 - carbohydrate metabolic process [Evidence IEA]), whose amino-acid sequence MRLPSSLDILLARQAVGGAEVDNNAPPPDLTTLPENSLFETWRPKIHVLPPNGQIGDPCAHYNDPATGLFHVGFLHNGTGISSVYTDDLVTYRDINPNGGYIIVAGGPNDPEAVFDGSVIPSGIDDLPTLLYTSVTSLPIHWTLPYTRGSETQSLAVSDDGGHQFDKLDRGPVIPAPPEGLDVTAFRDPFVFQNHELDEAAGSNPDTWYAAISGGVKDVGPGIFIYRNQDPSFENWEYLGEWWQEPANSTWGDGTWAKRWGYNFETGNVFSLDREGYNVDGHTFITIGVEGAYAPIEPSVTSMHAMLWAAGDVSSGNGGNVSFTPYMAGALDWGTAAYAAAGKVLPSTSQASQKSGAPNRFISWVWLTGDEFGAAAGFPAAQQGWQNTLLLPRELSIHTIPNVVDNELVHETASWRVVENDGERRSGVELETLGINIARETYDAIISSSTSFEEPPRDISASDTIPFERSPTSRFFALEAQISFPKSARDSGVQSGFQILASELEWTTIYYQFSNESIVIDRNHTSAASETTPGLGTVTESGRIRLFDIAGRCDDDGHGHDGHDGGHDDGHNGDGDHNGDGDHNDDGDHNGDEQKGDDHNEDGNGDGKEHARYEKRNGSCDKGHDEIETLDLTIVVDNSVLEVYANSRFVVSTWVRPWYTNSTEIRFFHNGEGEVSFGNITVHDGLYDAYPDRDN is encoded by the exons ATGAGGCTTCCATCTTCATTAGACATCCTTCTCGCCAGACAGGCAGTTGGCGGTGCTGAGGTTGATAACAACGCACCACCCCCTGACCTGACCACACTCCCTGAGAACTCGCTGTTCGAGACTTGGAGACCCAAGATCCATGTTCTGCCCCCAAACGGCCAGATCGGTGACCCATGTGCCCATTACAATGACCCTGCGACGGGCTTGTTCCATGTCGGATTCCTCCACAATGGAACCGGCATTTCCAGCGTCTATACCGATGACCTGGTGACCTACCGTGATATCAACCCTAACGGGGGCTACATCATTGTTGCTGGCGGCCCCAATGACCCCGAAGCCGTCTTTGATGGATCTGTCATCCCCAGCGGAATCGATGACCTGCCTACGCTCCTTTATACTTCCGTGACATCTCTGCCAATCCACTGGACTCTCCCTTATACCCGTGGAAGCGAGACCCAGTCACTGGCTGTATCTGACGACGGTGGCCACCAGTTCGATAAGCTTGACCGAGGCCCGGTCATTCCGGCTCCGCCAGAAGGGCTCGATGTTACAGCCTTCCGCGACCCATTTGTGTTTCAAAACCACGAGCTAGACGAAGCTGCTGGTAGTAACCCAGATACATGGTATGCCGCCATATCCGGGGGAGTCAAAGATGTAGGACCCGGAATCTTTATCTACCGCAACCAAGACCCCTCCTTTGAGAACTGGGAATATCTAGGCGAGTGGTGGCAAGAACCCGCCAACTCGACCTGGGGCGACGGCACTTGGGCCAAACGCTGGGGATACAATTTCGAAACCGGCAACGTTTTCTCTCTTGATCGAGAAGGGTACAATGTTGACGGCCACACGTTCATTACCATTGGCGTTGAGGGTGCATACGCGCCTATTGAGCCCTCGGTTACATCTATGCACGCCATGTTGTGGGCAGCGGGAGACGTTTCCTCAGGGAATGGCGGAAACGTTTCATTCACGCCTTATATGGCCGGTGCTTTGGACTGGGGAACGGCCGCATACGCCGCAGCTGGAAAGGTTCTACCCAGCACATCTCAGGCTTCTCAGAAGAGTGGAGCGCCAAACCGCTTCATCTCGTGGGTTTGGCTCACAGGCGATGAATttggtgctgccgctggATTCCCTGCTGCTCAACAGGGGTGGCAGAATACTCTCCTGCTCCCGCGTGAACTGAGTATACACACAATCCCCAATGTGGTTGACAATGAACTCGTCCACGAGACTGCTTCCTGGCGCGTAGTGGAGAATGACGGGGAGAGAAGATCTGGTGTCGAGCTGGAGACACTGGGGATCAATATTGCGAGGGAGACCTACGATGCAATCATCTCCTCTTCGACCTCGTTTGAGGAGCCTCCGCGAGACATAAGTGCATCCGACACCATTCCATTTGAGCGCTCGCCTACTAGCAGGTTCTTCGCCCTTGAAGCCCAAATCTCCTTTCCCAAGTCTGCGCGAGACTCTGGAGTCCAATCCGGATTCCAGATTCTTGCTTCCGAGCTGGAGTGGACGACCATCTATTATCAGTTTTCGAATGAGTCGATTGTCATTGACCGTAACCACACAAGTGCTGCATCCGAGACTACACCTGGTCTCGGTACTGTCACTGAGTCGGGCCGTATCCGACTTTTCGATATCGCAGGTCGttgcgatgatgatggacatggacacGATGGACACGATggcggccatgatgatgGCCACAACGGTGATGGTGACCATAACGGCGACGGTGATCACAATGATGATGGTGACCACAATGGTGATGAACAAAAGGGTGATGACCACAATGAGGATGGTAACGGCGATGGCAAGGAGCATGCTCGCTACGAAAAGCGAAATGGCTCCTGCGATAAAGGCCACGATGAGATTGAGACATTGGATCTCACCATTGTCGTCGATAACTCAGTGCTTGAAGTTTACGCCAACTCACGATTTGTTGTGTCGACCTGGGTTCG ACCTTGGTATACCAATTCGACGGAGATtcgcttcttccacaacggcgagggcgaggtcaGCTTTGGCAACATTACGGTGCACGATGGTCTGTATGATGCGTATCCAGACAGGGACAACTGA
- a CDS encoding YbhB/YbcL family Raf kinase inhibitor-like protein (COG:S;~EggNog:ENOG410Q2CM;~InterPro:IPR036610,IPR008914,IPR035810;~PFAM:PF01161): MPNIAKHESVIQGLKDGSHHVLGISINGQQVSPGTKIAKKDTETLPTLSAPADLQLPAEATYTVISIDIDAPFASWNALSPISHWVQSGFKVVGIDQSESAPESSGSGGGTLGLKSDDAPVVSWLPAGPPPGAAPHRYLFLLYSQKPGSRIPRDLLGKEVGLMQRVRFDVDGMVEKLGLGELVAVNYFVAN; encoded by the exons ATGcccaacatcgccaaacaCGAGTCCGTCATCCAGGGACTCAAGGACGGCTCGCACCATGTCCTCGGCATAAGCATCAACGGGCAACAAGTATCCCCAGGGACGAAAATCGCGAAGAAGG ACACTGAAACCCTGCCGACCCTCTCGGCTCCCGCagacctccagctcccagcAGAAGCCACCTACACAGTCATCTCCATCGACATAGACGCGCCATTCGCCTCATGGAACGCCCTCTCGCCAATCTCGCACTGGGTCCAGTCTGGCTTCAAGGTCGTCGGTATCGACCAGTCAGAGTCAGCACCAGAAagtagtggtagtggtggtggtactcTTGGGCTTAAAAGCGACGACGCCCCGGTTGTGTCCTGGCTCCCTGCTGGGCCGCCGCCTGGGGCTGCGCCGCATCGGTACCTTTTCTTGCTGTATAGTCAGAAGCCTGGGTCGAGGATTCCTCGGGATTTACTGGGGAAGGAGGTTGGTTTGATGCAGAGAGTCaggtttgatgttgatgggATGGTGGAGAAGTTGGGGCTTGGGGAGCTTGTGGCTGTGAATTATTTTGTTGCGAATTAG
- a CDS encoding stress-regulated transcription factor RPN4 (COG:K;~EggNog:ENOG410PISR;~InterPro:IPR036236,IPR013087;~PFAM:PF00096), which produces MFMHPSVRKGAITEPTSTPFINYPDSVFIQDDQFLPEYSQDIPFQYLSQEQPRLQSPFHYRQDLTFASPPNSVPSSPTSSPASSISHFPATTAASADYAAVFDGSSSFEAPSMTPAPSYNPEIHIQHSGSPQPQSYLPQYHQQQFVFNNSQMLAQQYINNNGWENNAQLSTPAHAHAIPRMAHQYTTSQQQTPSSSSGRSPGNSFNGGNNYSSASTKPLPTPVHTPVQQTFLTPQFQKNGPSHDGSYSFMAEQQQNQPQHQHQPSDHSHAASVSTVSHNSPVTPQNHYEDVDDSSKAAGNDYNAVNGLIPKLNRTMTDIYQDDLINPAAVTTPQAANQSSSQQHALLAPSYPNMIANRLQAANSARTQSPVGSIHRERSPFRQNSPLAAEYENDAFRQQAVTSVPTSQNGMAMQHQPQTEQPKTISPKDAVLSDFNEGDDQGLHMPYQPDFNLGDTLGLRQDNTFQAPSFPSMDSFPAQFNQAPASTQQFSFNHPEQSRRQSLQQQQNFLQQTPDFPASMPRFESTGSDVYSNDMASPSMSRTVQRPQNTSAEGGTYTCTYHGCTERFETPSRLQKHKRDAHRQTTPGGHMVPRGDVSSRNSQAGPHKCERTNPSTGKPCNSIFSRPYDLTRHEDTIHNARKQKVRCHLCTEEKTFSRNDALTRHMRVVHPEVNWPGKQKRRGRE; this is translated from the exons ATGTTCATGCACCCATCAGTACGTAAAGGTGCCATCACAGAACCAACCTCCACTCCCTTCATCAACTATCCCGACTCCGTCTTCATCCAAGACGACCAGTTCCTCCCCGAGTACTCCCAGGACATTCCCTTTCAGTATCTCAGCCAGGAGCAACCGCGCCTGCAGTCGCCCTTCCACTATCGCCAGGACTTAACCTTTGCCTCTCCGCCAAACTCCGTGCCATCGTCTCCTACCTCGTCGCCAGCCTCCTCTATCTCTCACTTTCCCGCCACAACGGCAGCTTCTGCTGATTACGCTGCCGTCTTTGACGGGTCATCCTCCTTTGAAGCGCCGTCAATGACCCCTGCTCCTTCCTACAACCCTGAGATTCACATCCAGCACTCCGGTTCGCCACAGCCGCAGTCGTACCTGCCTCAataccaccagcagcaattCGTCTTTAACAACTCTCAAATGTTGGCGCAACAGTACATTAATAACAACGGGTGGGAGAACAACGCGCAGCTGTCTACCCCAGCTCATGCCCACGCTATCCCGCGCATGGCACACCAGTACACCACTTCACAACAGCAGACACCCAGCTCATCATCAGGGCGGTCGCCAGGGAACTCATTCAACGGCGGCAACAACTACAGCAGTGCTTCCACAAAGCCTCTGCCTACGCCGGTGCACACCCCAGTACAGCAGACGTTCTTGACTCCTCAGTTCCAGAAGAACGGCCCGTCGCACGATGGTAGCTACTCTTTCATGGCggaacagcaacagaaccagccacagcaccagcaccagccaagcGACCACTCTCACGCGGCATCCGTCTCAACTGTGAGCCACAACTCTCCTGTCACTCCTCAGAACCATTATGAGGACGTCGACGACAGCTCCAAAGCTGCTGGCAATG ACTACAATGCTGTCAATGGCCTTATCCCCAAGCTCAACCGCACAATGACCGACATTTACCAGGACGATCTGATCAACCCAGCTGCCGTGACGACGCCACAGGCTGCAAACCAGTCTTCCAGTCAGCAGCATGCTTTGCTAGCTCCGTCTTACCCCAACATGATCGCGAACCGTCTCCAGGCCGCAAACTCTGCCCGAACTCAATCACCCGTTGGGTCAATCCACCGGGAGCGCTCTCCATTCAGACAAAACTCTCCTCTGGCAGCAGAGTACGAGAATGACGCTTTCCGACAGCAGGCAGTGACCAGCGTGCCCACCAGCCAAAATGGAATGGCCATGCAGCACCAGCCTCAAACTGAGCAGCCAAAGACGATCTCCCCCAAGGATGCAGTGTTGAGCGACTTCAACGAGGGTGATGACCAGGGTCTGCACATGCCCTACCAACCCGACTTCAATCTCGGTGATACTCTTGGGCTACGACAAGACAACACCTTCCAGGCCCCGAGTTTCCCCTCGATGGACTCGTTCCCTGCGCAATTCAACCAAGCGCCCGCCTCAACCCAGCAGTTCTCATTCAACCACCCCGAGCAAAGTCGCAGGCAGTCCCtacagcagcaacagaactTCCTACAGCAGACCCCGGATTTCCCGGCGTCAATGCCTCGCTTTGAGTCTACGGGAAGCGATGTTTACTCTAATGACATGGCGTCGCCTTCTATGTCAAGGACAGTCCAGCGACCGCAAAACACTTCTGCAGAGGGTGGCACCTACACTTGCACATACCACGGTTGCACAGAACGTTTCGAGACACCCTCGAGGCTGCAGAAGCACAAACGCGATGCGCACCGTCAAACCACACCGGGCGGTCACATGGTTCCTCGCGGCGATGTTTCGTCACGCAACTCACAGGCTGGTCCCCACAAGTGTGAGCGGACAAATCCTTCGACAGGGAAGCCCTGCAACTCGATTTTCTCCCGACCTTACGATCTTACGCGGCACGAAGACACGATCCACAATGCCCGCAAGCAAAAGGTCCGCTGTCATTTGTGCACCGAGGAAAAGACCTTCTCGCGCAATGATGCCTTGACACGGCACATGCGGGTTGTGCACCCCGAAGTTAACTGGCCAGGCAAGCAAAAGCGCAGAGGCCGCGAGTAA
- a CDS encoding uncharacterized protein (COG:G;~EggNog:ENOG410PGKR;~InterPro:IPR020846,IPR011701,IPR036259;~PFAM:PF07690;~TransMembrane:12 (i32-49o69-90i102-120o132-152i164-186o198-217i261-283o303-323i330-350o362-381i393-413o425-445i);~go_function: GO:0022857 - transmembrane transporter activity [Evidence IEA];~go_process: GO:0055085 - transmembrane transport [Evidence IEA]) has translation MIQDKSEDVTESYEPTPVTDEEGEARLIVRKFDIRLLTLFTVINLFSFIDRVNIGNARLLGLQEDLDLSGLRFNIALTCLLVSYCVVELPSNILCKLIGGHIYVPILVFCFGTVTLLTSLVTDRGGLYACRFILGVFEGGISPGLVFLLSLFYRRHELGFRTSIYISASSASGAFGGLLAIGLAKIPDWGLIHTWKNIFFFEGLVSVILAIIAFCTIPSGPGSARFLTQSQRKLAVDRIQIDAAGTSEHSRTRLRHVIQGLTNLPIVACALGFFFGNTCAQSFSLFSPSIIQAMGYTGELAQLLSVGPYAAACIFSIIVGYISDRYHSRGWLILLTAPIGITGLGMLLFLPASNPGAKYGALYLAAPGIYAFLPLWITWAVNNAATPTVKAVASGLVFAVGSLGGILAPWVYLAEDAPDYRQGHAILFAFLFGSWGVCAALLGYIKRENRAREMGRRDWVLEGLSEEEKVELSSRHPGFRYVV, from the exons ATGATTCAGGACAAGAGCGAAGACGTCACTGAAAGCTATGAACCAACGCCCGTGACagacgaagagggagaagccCGCCTTATAGTGCGAAAATTCGACATACGGTTGCTGACCCTCTTCACCGTGATAAACCTGTTCAGCTTCATCGATCGAGTCAATATCGGGAATGCCCGCTTGCTGGGTTTGCAGGAGGACCTGGACTTGTCTGGCCTCCGCTTCAATATCGCGCTGACATGCCTCCTGGTCTCATACTGCGTCGTGGAACTACCATCCAACATCCTCTGCAAGCTCATCGGTGGCCATATTTATGTGCCGATACTAGTCTTCTGCTTCGGCACCGTTACTCTGCTTACTTCGCTGGTGACCGATAGAGGAGGGTTGTATGCTTGTAGGTTTATCCTGGGCGTATTTGAGGGAGGGATATCCCCTGGTCTCGTCTTTCTTCTGTCATTATT TTATCGCCGCCATGAACTCGGATTCCGAACAAGCATCTACATCTCTGCGTCCTCCGCGAGCGGCGCATTCGGCGGCCTGCTTGCCATCGGTCTAGCCAAAATACCCGACTGGGGACTGATCCACACGTGGAAAAACATCTTTTTCTTCGAG GGGCTGGTTTCGGTCATCCTCGCGATCATCGCATTCTGTACCATCCCAAGCGGCCCAGGAAGCGCCAGGTTCTTGACCCAGTCGCAAAGAAAGCTGGCTGTAGATAGGATCCAGATCGATGCAGCTGGGACGAGCGAGCATTCACGCACTAGACTACGACATGTCATCCAGGGTCTAACGAATCTGCCTATTGTGGCTTGCGCACTGGGGTTCTTTTTTGGGAA TACATGCGCACAGTCCTTCTCCCTGTTTTcgccatccatcatccagGCAATGGGATACACAGGCGAACTCGCCCAGCTTCTTTCCGTCGGGCCATAT GCCGCAGCCTGCATTTTCTCCATAATAGTTGGCTACATCTCAGACCGCTACCACTCCCGCGGCTGGCTTATCCTCCTCACAGCCCCAATCGGCATTACCGGGTTAGGCATGCTCCTATTCCTGCCGGCATCCAACCCCGGCGCAAAATACGGCGCTTTATACCTGGCCGCCCCGGGAATCTACGCCTTTCTCCCGCTGTGGATTACCTGGGCCGTTAACAACGCGGCAACACCAACTGTCAAGGCTGTTGCGTCGGGACTGGTCTTTGCTGTTGGGTCGTTGGGTGGGATTCTTGCGCCGTGGGTGTACTTGGCCGAGGATGCGCCAGACTATCGGCAGGGTCATGCGATTCTCTTTGCGTTTCTGTTTGGGTCATGGGGGGTTTGTGCGGCTTTGCTAGGGTATATTAAAAGGGAGAATagggcgagggagatggggaggagggattgGGTTCTTGAGGGgttgtcggaggaggagaaggtggagTTGAGTAGTCGACATCCGGGGTTTAGGTATGTTGTTTAG